In uncultured Bacteroides sp., the following proteins share a genomic window:
- a CDS encoding ribonuclease P protein component, producing MNILNNGLCKAERLNSKNAIEELFSGNSKSFSIYPLRVVFMPVEKKEDALASIMISVPKKRFKRAVKRNKVKRQVREGYRKNKHELLNVLNEKEHGLAIAFIYLSNEILPTNLIEENIKQILERIKEKIK from the coding sequence ATGAATATACTCAATAACGGACTATGTAAGGCAGAACGCTTAAACAGCAAAAACGCAATTGAAGAATTGTTTTCAGGAAACTCGAAATCATTCTCCATATATCCCTTGCGAGTAGTATTTATGCCTGTGGAGAAAAAAGAAGATGCATTAGCTTCCATCATGATCAGCGTTCCCAAAAAACGGTTCAAGAGAGCCGTAAAAAGAAATAAGGTAAAACGACAGGTGAGAGAAGGCTATAGAAAAAACAAACATGAACTGCTGAACGTTTTAAATGAAAAAGAGCATGGACTTGCTATTGCCTTTATTTATTTAAGCAACGAAATACTCCCAACGAACTTAATTGAAGAGAACATAAAACAAATTCTGGAAAGAATAAAAGAAAAGATAAAATGA
- a CDS encoding uroporphyrinogen-III synthase: protein MKIKKVLVSQPKPASEKSPYYDIAEKYGVKIDFRPFFKVEGISSKEFRQQKVSILDHTAVIFTSRHAIDHFFLLCQELRVTIPETMKYFCITEAVALYIQKYIQYRKRKIFFGATGKIDDLIPTLIKHNTEKFFIPMSDVHNDELKHLLDKNNIDHAEAVMYRTVSNDFTEDEKFDYDMLVFFSPSGVLSLKKNFPDFEQKDIKIGCFGPTTAKAIRDAGLRLDLEAPSVKTPSMPAALDLYFKEISKGDKK from the coding sequence TTGAAAATTAAGAAAGTACTCGTATCGCAACCTAAACCAGCCTCAGAAAAGTCTCCTTACTATGACATTGCTGAGAAATATGGTGTTAAGATTGATTTTCGACCTTTTTTTAAGGTTGAAGGTATATCTTCTAAAGAGTTTAGGCAACAAAAAGTGTCTATTTTAGACCATACTGCCGTGATATTTACATCACGTCATGCAATAGATCACTTTTTCCTTCTTTGTCAAGAGCTTCGTGTAACGATTCCTGAGACGATGAAATATTTTTGTATCACAGAGGCTGTCGCTCTTTATATACAGAAATACATACAGTATCGTAAACGCAAAATCTTTTTTGGTGCAACTGGAAAAATTGACGATCTTATACCAACGCTTATTAAGCACAATACCGAGAAGTTTTTTATTCCAATGTCCGATGTGCACAATGACGAATTAAAGCATCTTCTTGATAAGAATAACATTGATCATGCAGAAGCTGTAATGTATCGCACCGTAAGCAATGATTTCACCGAAGATGAAAAATTTGATTATGATATGCTGGTATTCTTCAGCCCATCAGGAGTATTATCTTTAAAGAAAAACTTTCCTGACTTTGAGCAAAAAGACATTAAGATTGGATGTTTTGGTCCTACAACTGCAAAAGCTATTCGTGATGCAGGATTACGTCTTGATTTAGAAGCACCAAGTGTAAAAACGCCTTCTATGCCAGCAGCTCTTGATCTTTATTTCAAGGAAATTAGTAAAGGAGATAAAAAGTAA
- a CDS encoding GNAT family N-acetyltransferase: MIEFEYCDYENPMHLNALVDLLNHYMGDAMGESEPLNKKQQLRLVDGLANHPSSFVLFIIYNHKIAGLATCFINFSTFKVKPYINLHDLVIYDQYRGKGLGRLLMEELIHISETKKYCRISLEVREDNKVAQNLYRSLGFKECTPDMYFWTKTIDE; the protein is encoded by the coding sequence ATGATAGAATTTGAGTATTGCGATTATGAAAATCCAATGCATCTGAATGCTTTGGTTGATCTGCTGAATCATTATATGGGCGATGCTATGGGGGAATCTGAACCGCTTAACAAAAAACAGCAGTTGCGCCTGGTAGACGGACTGGCTAATCATCCTTCTTCTTTTGTTCTGTTTATTATTTATAATCATAAGATAGCAGGATTGGCTACCTGCTTCATTAATTTCTCCACTTTTAAAGTGAAGCCATATATAAATTTGCACGATCTGGTTATTTACGATCAATACAGAGGCAAAGGATTGGGGCGGTTGCTCATGGAAGAGCTTATTCATATTTCAGAAACAAAAAAATATTGCAGAATATCTCTTGAAGTCCGTGAAGATAACAAAGTTGCTCAAAACCTTTATAGAAGTCTGGGATTTAAAGAATGTACTCCGGATATGTATTTCTGGACTAAAACAATTGATGAATGA
- a CDS encoding TIGR00730 family Rossman fold protein, which translates to MNNITSVCVYSASSTKIDQTYFNAATELGQLLAKKEIRLINGAGSIGLMRAVADASLQAGGKVTGVIPRFMVEQNWHHKGLTKLVEVDSMHERKQLMADLSDGIIALPGGCGTLEELLEIITWKQLGLYFNPIVILNVNNFFDPLLAQLNEAVEQNFMRPQHAAIWNVAQTPEEALDLLFSTPKWDKEIRKFAAI; encoded by the coding sequence ATGAATAACATTACTTCAGTATGCGTGTATAGTGCCTCAAGTACAAAAATTGATCAGACATATTTCAATGCAGCAACCGAATTGGGTCAGCTTCTGGCTAAAAAAGAGATTCGTCTGATAAACGGTGCAGGAAGTATTGGATTGATGAGAGCCGTAGCCGATGCATCACTGCAGGCTGGAGGAAAGGTTACCGGTGTAATTCCCCGTTTCATGGTTGAACAAAACTGGCACCATAAGGGTCTGACAAAATTAGTAGAAGTAGATTCCATGCACGAACGGAAGCAACTAATGGCCGATCTTTCAGATGGCATAATCGCTTTACCGGGAGGATGTGGCACATTGGAAGAACTACTTGAAATCATCACATGGAAACAATTGGGGCTTTATTTCAATCCGATTGTTATTCTTAATGTGAATAATTTCTTTGACCCGCTATTAGCGCAACTTAATGAGGCTGTAGAGCAGAACTTTATGCGACCACAGCATGCTGCAATATGGAATGTGGCACAAACTCCGGAAGAGGCATTAGATTTGCTTTTTTCTACTCCGAAATGGGATAAAGAAATCCGTAAGTTTGCAGCAATATGA
- a CDS encoding DUF4271 domain-containing protein → MIVEVNDSIQSQVKAQNQIKAQVPAKAQNQTPAKTQNQSKSQIPAKSQSQVKTQTQVQIPGKTKAMVPVKNQNQAQSISKAQIPVNTQVPKSTQIHGSVQAPVNIKTSTSNQTSTSRPLMPFEANDSIQKAKAVNDSIQQVKKDSIASHTMPLFYKEQFIPGDSIKWTSLGHKPSGFDGISMPYRLRMDDGINGLLLFCFILTAYVFAFGRKAIVEQIKNLFSRKEQTDFFGKATASDLRHRIMFRLQTCILMGIFTFGYFNDYNPSAFDQKSIYWVLGIYIGIGLAFYAIKWIIYSFLGWVFFNKNITSAWLESYSTIINMLGICYFPLVLLMVYYDLSASTILIIALNLIIFAKILMFYKWLKFFFNNLHGLLFLIVYFCALEILPCFLLVQGLLQTNIILQLKL, encoded by the coding sequence ATGATAGTGGAAGTAAACGATAGCATCCAGAGTCAGGTTAAAGCCCAGAACCAGATCAAAGCTCAGGTTCCTGCAAAAGCTCAGAACCAGACTCCAGCCAAGACTCAAAACCAGAGTAAGAGCCAGATTCCGGCAAAGTCACAGAGTCAGGTAAAGACTCAGACTCAGGTACAAATTCCGGGGAAAACCAAAGCTATGGTTCCGGTAAAGAACCAAAACCAAGCCCAAAGTATAAGTAAGGCTCAGATTCCTGTAAACACCCAGGTACCAAAGAGTACACAAATACATGGAAGCGTACAGGCACCGGTAAACATAAAAACTTCAACGAGCAATCAAACCTCAACGAGCAGACCATTGATGCCGTTTGAGGCAAATGACAGCATTCAGAAAGCCAAGGCTGTAAATGATAGCATTCAACAGGTTAAGAAGGATTCTATAGCATCACATACGATGCCCCTGTTTTATAAAGAGCAGTTCATTCCCGGAGATTCAATAAAATGGACTTCCTTAGGGCATAAACCATCCGGTTTTGATGGTATATCAATGCCTTATCGGTTACGTATGGACGATGGTATCAACGGACTCCTGCTATTTTGCTTTATCCTTACAGCCTACGTATTTGCATTTGGAAGGAAAGCCATAGTAGAGCAGATAAAAAATCTTTTCAGCAGAAAAGAACAGACTGATTTCTTTGGAAAAGCAACAGCCTCCGATCTGCGCCACCGTATAATGTTCCGGTTGCAGACATGCATTCTCATGGGGATCTTTACCTTCGGTTATTTCAACGACTATAATCCCTCCGCGTTTGATCAGAAGTCTATTTATTGGGTATTAGGCATTTATATAGGAATAGGTCTTGCTTTTTATGCAATAAAATGGATAATATATAGTTTTCTGGGGTGGGTTTTCTTTAATAAAAATATAACATCTGCCTGGCTGGAGTCTTATTCTACTATAATAAATATGCTAGGTATTTGCTATTTCCCACTAGTATTATTAATGGTTTATTATGATTTATCAGCGTCAACAATCCTTATAATCGCTCTTAATCTGATAATTTTTGCTAAAATACTGATGTTCTACAAATGGTTAAAGTTTTTTTTCAATAATTTGCATGGTCTTTTATTTTTAATTGTGTACTTTTGTGCGCTTGAAATATTGCCTTGCTTCCTTTTGGTTCAAGGACTTTTACAAACAAATATCATATTGCAATTAAAACTTTAG
- a CDS encoding sigma 54-interacting transcriptional regulator — MDKLSLCKFGEGECYGVKELNLLLKLSNMLSNKEVNLDDVIKLLCEHLHAERIILTVLNRESSNIFIEGSYGITEDDKKHAIYQVGEGIIGQVIKSGETILIPRIEDSKDFLNLTHAPTSINSIDVSFICTPIRYKAEIIGTLSFHKAYLRNISFNEDARLLKIVASMIGRTIRRRQEYAEEMEQLLNENRKLKGELRNRIMPDYIKGNSGKMNEVFALIDSVATTDATVLIRGESGVGKELIADAIHYNSPRKNKAFIKVNCAALPESLIESELFGHEKGAFTGASAQRIGRFEAADGGTIFLDEFGEIPAATQVKLLRVLQEREVERLGSTKPIKVDVRIICATNRNLEDLIAKGEFREDLYYRINVFPIYIPALRERINDIPVLTDFFIDKFNKRLGKNIKRITAMAIDTLMVYHWPGNIRELENCMERACILSNDNVIRTNNLPPTLQTAVTSETEQNGTLEIILGKLEKQIIMDTLITCKGNMAKAADQLGITERMMGIRIKKYAIDPKRFKTKMINENDRI; from the coding sequence ATGGATAAGCTGTCATTGTGTAAGTTTGGAGAAGGAGAGTGTTATGGTGTAAAAGAGCTTAATCTTTTGCTCAAACTTAGTAACATGCTTAGCAATAAAGAGGTTAATCTGGATGATGTGATTAAGCTTCTTTGTGAGCATTTGCATGCCGAAAGAATTATTCTGACGGTATTAAACAGAGAAAGCTCGAATATCTTTATTGAAGGCTCATATGGTATTACGGAAGATGATAAAAAGCATGCAATTTATCAGGTAGGAGAAGGCATTATTGGTCAGGTAATTAAAAGTGGAGAAACAATTCTGATCCCCAGAATTGAAGACTCAAAGGATTTCCTGAATCTCACACATGCCCCTACATCAATAAATAGTATTGATGTATCGTTTATTTGTACTCCTATTCGCTATAAAGCCGAAATTATAGGAACTCTTAGTTTTCATAAAGCCTATCTGAGGAATATTTCATTTAATGAAGATGCCCGTTTATTGAAAATTGTTGCTTCCATGATTGGCAGAACTATCCGTCGCAGGCAGGAATATGCTGAAGAGATGGAGCAATTGCTGAATGAAAACAGAAAACTGAAGGGAGAACTTCGGAATCGTATAATGCCGGATTATATAAAAGGTAATTCCGGAAAAATGAATGAGGTTTTTGCATTGATTGATAGTGTGGCAACAACCGATGCAACAGTGCTGATCAGAGGGGAAAGTGGTGTGGGTAAGGAACTTATTGCAGATGCAATACATTACAATAGTCCCCGAAAAAATAAGGCGTTTATTAAAGTGAATTGTGCCGCCTTGCCCGAAAGTCTCATAGAAAGTGAACTCTTCGGGCATGAGAAAGGGGCTTTTACCGGTGCAAGTGCTCAGAGAATAGGACGCTTTGAGGCTGCAGACGGAGGAACCATTTTTCTAGATGAGTTTGGTGAGATTCCGGCAGCCACTCAGGTTAAGTTATTGCGGGTATTGCAAGAAAGAGAGGTTGAACGGCTAGGTAGCACAAAACCTATTAAAGTGGATGTCCGCATTATTTGTGCAACAAACAGAAATCTGGAGGATCTCATTGCCAAAGGAGAGTTTCGTGAGGATCTTTATTACAGAATAAATGTTTTTCCTATCTATATTCCAGCTTTGCGGGAAAGGATTAATGACATACCTGTTTTGACCGATTTCTTTATTGATAAGTTTAATAAACGTCTTGGAAAGAACATCAAACGAATCACTGCCATGGCTATTGATACATTGATGGTATATCACTGGCCGGGAAATATCCGCGAACTTGAAAACTGTATGGAAAGAGCTTGTATCCTCAGTAATGATAATGTGATCAGAACAAATAATCTGCCGCCCACTTTGCAAACGGCGGTAACAAGTGAGACCGAACAGAATGGTACTTTAGAAATAATTCTGGGTAAACTGGAGAAGCAGATTATTATGGATACGCTGATTACCTGCAAAGGAAATATGGCAAAAGCAGCCGATCAATTGGGTATTACCGAACGTATGATGGGTATTCGGATAAAGAAATATGCAATAGATCCCAAAAGATTTAAAACTAAAATGATTAATGAGAATGATAGAATTTGA